Proteins from one Syntrophorhabdaceae bacterium genomic window:
- a CDS encoding formate--tetrahydrofolate ligase — MSYDATKMADWQISEAAESQMKSIWQLQEEIGLTKDEIIPHGRIGRVNFAAIMERLNNKPDGKYIEVTAITPTPLGEGKTTTSMGLIEGLGKRGKSVGGAIRQPSGGPTMNVKGSAAGGGNAQAIPLTEFSLGLTGDINNIINAHNLAMVALTSRMQHERNYNDKELAMRKLHRIGIDAGNVQMGWVMDFCAQALRSIVIGLGGRMNGFTMESRFDIAVSSELMAILSIAKDLKDLRQRIGKITVAYDYKGRPVTTEDLEVAGAMTAFMRESINPTLLQTIEGQPVLVHAGPFANIAIGQSSIIADRVGLKLFDYHVTESGFAADIGFEKFWNVKCRISGLTPNVSVITATIRALKMHGGGPRVAPGIPLAPEYTQENLALLEKGVANLIHHIRTVKLSGMTPVVCINSFSTDTKEEIALVRRFAEAEGARVAVSEHWLKGGDGALELADAVIDACEEKTDFKFLYPLEMPLKERVDLIAQKVYGAGSVLWIPDAEVKLNRLQADPDKRDYFTMMVKTHLSLSHDPELKGVPKDWRLPVRDILVFTGAKFLCPVTGAISLMPGTGSDPAFRRIDVNTETGKVTGLF; from the coding sequence ATGTCTTACGATGCAACCAAAATGGCAGACTGGCAGATTTCCGAAGCCGCCGAAAGCCAGATGAAATCCATATGGCAGCTCCAGGAGGAAATCGGCCTTACAAAAGATGAGATTATTCCCCACGGCAGGATTGGGAGGGTCAATTTTGCCGCGATCATGGAAAGGCTCAATAATAAACCTGACGGCAAATACATTGAAGTGACGGCCATTACGCCGACACCCCTTGGCGAGGGAAAGACGACCACGTCCATGGGGCTCATTGAGGGTCTCGGTAAAAGGGGAAAGAGCGTGGGAGGCGCCATACGGCAGCCTTCTGGCGGGCCCACGATGAACGTCAAGGGGAGTGCCGCAGGGGGCGGTAACGCCCAGGCCATACCGCTCACGGAGTTCTCACTCGGCTTGACCGGTGACATCAATAACATCATCAACGCCCATAATCTGGCCATGGTTGCCCTTACGTCGCGGATGCAGCATGAAAGGAATTACAACGACAAGGAACTTGCCATGCGAAAACTGCACCGTATCGGAATCGACGCCGGCAACGTCCAGATGGGGTGGGTCATGGACTTCTGCGCCCAGGCATTGCGCAGCATCGTCATCGGATTGGGCGGCAGGATGAATGGGTTTACCATGGAGTCCCGATTTGATATCGCGGTGAGTTCAGAGTTGATGGCCATTCTCTCTATCGCAAAGGATCTGAAAGACCTGCGCCAGAGGATCGGTAAGATAACGGTGGCGTACGACTACAAAGGAAGGCCTGTTACGACCGAGGACCTGGAAGTCGCCGGAGCCATGACCGCCTTCATGCGGGAGAGCATCAACCCGACGTTGCTTCAGACTATAGAAGGACAGCCGGTGCTCGTTCATGCAGGACCATTTGCCAATATAGCCATCGGTCAGTCATCGATTATCGCGGACCGCGTGGGACTTAAACTCTTCGATTACCATGTGACGGAAAGCGGGTTCGCTGCAGATATCGGTTTCGAGAAATTCTGGAACGTGAAGTGCAGGATCAGCGGGCTTACCCCGAACGTCTCGGTCATCACCGCCACCATCAGGGCATTGAAGATGCACGGCGGCGGCCCGAGGGTTGCGCCGGGCATACCGCTTGCGCCTGAATATACACAGGAGAACCTGGCCCTGCTGGAGAAGGGGGTCGCGAATCTTATCCATCACATCCGCACGGTAAAACTCTCCGGTATGACACCTGTCGTCTGTATCAACAGCTTTTCCACGGATACGAAAGAAGAGATTGCCCTCGTGCGCAGGTTCGCCGAGGCTGAAGGGGCGCGCGTAGCAGTATCGGAGCACTGGCTCAAAGGCGGTGACGGGGCCCTGGAGCTTGCTGATGCGGTTATCGATGCGTGTGAAGAAAAGACGGATTTCAAGTTCCTCTATCCTTTGGAGATGCCGCTTAAGGAGAGGGTCGATCTCATTGCCCAAAAGGTCTACGGGGCCGGCTCCGTGTTGTGGATCCCCGACGCAGAGGTCAAACTCAATCGCCTTCAGGCCGATCCTGATAAACGCGACTATTTCACCATGATGGTCAAGACTCATCTCAGTCTGTCTCATGACCCTGAACTCAAGGGGGTGCCCAAGGATTGGAGATTACCGGTCAGGGATATTCTCGTGTTCACGGGCGCAAAATTCCTCTGTCCGGTCACCGGCGCAATAAGCCTCATGCCCGGCACAGGCTCGGACCCCGCATTCAGACGGATAGACGTAAACACGGAAACGGGCAAGGTTACGGGGCTATTCTAA
- a CDS encoding uroporphyrinogen decarboxylase family protein, translating into MREHRETVINALSHKPVAFVPRGELFIRSDFLDRYFGGVSGGFIGQLEAAASGLGLSLVGIDLSGESSRSFLSRKAYQPLKDYFLTGATNGPVSRLIEAYGFRDAMLSLRKKPDLFREMAARFLKEARDTVRMAVNNGFSAMAMADDIAGNNGLLFSSGHFAELILPVYRDYAAIVREQGLFPFIHSDGDMKAVIHLIAGAGYDCLHPVDAQARMDLAELLETFGKHISFMGHIDLLAWSVAHISDEVHRAEEEFKHGGLILGTTGSIPADIPEEKLRAFYPLWEG; encoded by the coding sequence GTGCGTGAGCACCGTGAAACTGTCATTAATGCCCTGAGTCACAAACCCGTGGCGTTCGTGCCCCGGGGAGAGCTCTTTATCCGAAGCGATTTCCTCGATAGATACTTCGGGGGCGTGAGTGGGGGATTCATAGGACAATTAGAGGCGGCGGCGAGCGGATTGGGACTGTCTCTCGTTGGGATAGACCTAAGCGGGGAGTCATCCCGTTCGTTTTTGTCGCGAAAGGCGTATCAACCCCTTAAGGACTACTTTCTCACGGGCGCAACGAACGGCCCCGTCTCCCGTTTGATCGAAGCGTATGGATTCCGTGACGCAATGTTGAGTCTACGAAAGAAGCCTGATCTCTTCCGGGAAATGGCCGCCCGGTTTCTTAAGGAAGCGAGAGATACGGTGCGAATGGCTGTGAATAATGGTTTTTCCGCCATGGCCATGGCCGATGATATAGCCGGCAATAATGGACTTCTTTTCTCGTCCGGTCATTTCGCTGAGCTCATACTGCCTGTGTATCGTGATTATGCAGCCATCGTGCGTGAGCAGGGACTTTTTCCGTTTATCCATTCTGACGGCGACATGAAGGCGGTCATTCACCTTATCGCCGGTGCGGGCTATGACTGTCTACATCCGGTGGATGCGCAGGCCAGGATGGACCTTGCCGAATTACTCGAAACATTCGGTAAGCACATCTCGTTCATGGGACATATTGACTTGCTTGCCTGGAGTGTAGCGCATATCAGTGACGAGGTTCACCGCGCCGAAGAAGAATTCAAACACGGGGGTCTCATCCTCGGCACCACGGGAAGCATTCCGGCTGACATACCGGAAGAGAAACTGCGCGCCTTTTATCCCTTGTGGGAAGGGTAG
- a CDS encoding tetrahydrofolate dehydrogenase/cyclohydrolase catalytic domain-containing protein, giving the protein MSARIISGTEIASQIREEIRTETMRLREERGITPGLVTIIVGKNPASVSYVTGKQKTAKELGFYSVQEDVPEEASEATLLELIAGYNGDPKIHGILVQLPLPRHINETRVLYAIDPDKDVDGFHPVNVGRLMIGDAKFYPCTPYGIQQMLIRSGVTIDGAEVVVVGRSNLVGKPISMMLVQKASGANATVTMCHTGTRDIAAHTRRADILIVAAGRPKAITADMVKQGAVVIDVGVNRIGMTPEGKAKLCGDVDFEAVKEKASVITPVPGGVGPMTITMLMQNTLRAAKS; this is encoded by the coding sequence ATGTCGGCCAGAATAATAAGCGGAACAGAGATCGCTTCTCAAATAAGGGAAGAGATAAGAACGGAAACGATGCGTCTTAGAGAAGAACGGGGTATCACACCGGGTCTTGTGACGATTATCGTGGGCAAGAACCCGGCATCCGTAAGCTACGTCACGGGAAAACAGAAGACCGCCAAGGAACTCGGCTTCTATTCCGTGCAGGAGGACGTGCCGGAGGAGGCATCAGAGGCGACCCTCCTTGAACTCATTGCCGGATACAACGGCGATCCGAAGATCCACGGTATCCTCGTTCAGTTACCTCTGCCACGCCACATCAACGAAACGAGAGTGCTCTACGCCATCGATCCGGATAAAGACGTAGACGGCTTCCATCCGGTGAATGTAGGAAGGCTCATGATCGGTGACGCCAAGTTCTATCCCTGCACACCCTACGGGATACAGCAGATGCTCATACGAAGCGGCGTTACCATCGACGGTGCGGAGGTCGTTGTCGTAGGCAGAAGCAATCTTGTGGGGAAGCCCATTTCCATGATGCTTGTCCAGAAAGCGAGTGGTGCAAACGCCACGGTCACCATGTGCCATACGGGCACAAGAGATATAGCCGCGCACACAAGGCGGGCCGATATCCTGATCGTAGCGGCAGGCAGGCCGAAAGCCATCACCGCCGATATGGTAAAGCAGGGGGCGGTAGTTATCGATGTGGGGGTGAATCGGATCGGTATGACGCCGGAAGGAAAGGCCAAACTCTGCGGCGATGTGGATTTTGAGGCGGTGAAGGAAAAGGCATCGGTGATCACGCCCGTTCCGGGTGGCGTGGGACCCATGACCATAACCATGCTCATGCAGAACACGCTCAGGGCAGCTAAGTCGTAG
- a CDS encoding dihydropteroate synthase → METRVVSAKGKEVIISDNLPTVLIGERINPFGKGPIKQGMVTGDMGPIAKMAVEQVRDGADILIISVAAFGVDEGVILPKAAAAVMEVVDVPLCLESRNPAALEATLKLGCGKPIISSVTGEKEHLDALLPLVKKYDTSLEIIASDAAGIPNNAAKRLEILTSIVEQAGQFGIGADRLIADCIAESSAVNSAAALLTVETMHTVKRALSLNLVLGASNVSFGLPERPVINAVFLSLAIQAGLNCAIVNAAKMKPYIMATDLLLGRDARARRYTTYYRKMKSA, encoded by the coding sequence ATGGAAACGCGAGTAGTAAGCGCTAAGGGTAAAGAGGTTATCATCTCCGATAATCTGCCCACCGTCCTTATCGGGGAGCGGATAAACCCGTTCGGCAAGGGTCCCATCAAACAGGGAATGGTAACGGGCGATATGGGGCCTATCGCCAAAATGGCGGTGGAACAGGTGCGCGACGGGGCTGATATCCTCATCATCAGCGTGGCCGCCTTCGGCGTGGATGAGGGCGTTATCCTCCCAAAAGCTGCCGCGGCGGTTATGGAGGTTGTGGATGTGCCCCTGTGCCTGGAGAGCAGAAATCCGGCGGCGCTCGAAGCTACTTTGAAGCTTGGATGCGGCAAGCCCATTATCAGTTCCGTAACCGGTGAAAAAGAACACCTCGATGCCCTCCTTCCGCTGGTAAAGAAATATGATACCTCGCTTGAAATCATAGCATCCGATGCAGCGGGCATACCGAATAACGCTGCGAAAAGGCTCGAAATCCTCACCTCCATTGTGGAGCAGGCAGGACAATTTGGCATCGGAGCGGACAGACTGATAGCCGACTGCATAGCAGAATCGAGCGCCGTAAACAGTGCCGCGGCGCTGCTCACGGTCGAGACCATGCACACGGTAAAGCGGGCGCTTTCGTTGAACCTCGTGCTCGGGGCAAGCAACGTCTCTTTCGGTTTGCCCGAAAGGCCGGTGATCAATGCCGTCTTTCTTTCACTCGCAATTCAGGCCGGGCTCAACTGTGCCATAGTGAATGCGGCAAAGATGAAGCCCTATATCATGGCTACCGATCTCTTATTGGGCCGGGACGCGAGAGCACGCCGCTATACCACCTATTACAGAAAGATGAAAAGTGCGTGA